DNA from Corynebacterium stationis:
GGTTCAAAAACATCGCATCAAAGAGATTACGATCCAGATGTCGGTTCAAAATCTCATTGAGCTGAGTCTCTGCCTCTTCCCCCTTATAGGTCTCGTGCCCTGGAGACAGCACTTCTAAAAGCGCGGAGGCTTGCCGCAGCCACTGCTTAGACAATTTCAAGTGGTAAGGCCCAACGCTAAATTCCATTGCCGCTTCTGGGCTGACATCAGCGTTGACGGTTTGCAATGATTTAACGCCGGCGGCTTTACTGCTGAATTTATAATTGAATAAAGCCTCGATGGCTTTCAAGATTGTGGTCTTGCCGGCCTCATTGCGCCCGTGAATAACCGTGACACCAGTGTCTGAGATTTCTTCAATCTTCAGCTGCTCAATCCCGCGGAAGTTCTTCAGCTCGATGAAATGAATTCGCATTTTTAAGAAGCATCCTTTCGAGTCAAACGGAAAAGTAGGTTCGCTGCGTCGCGGGAGACAGATTTCGGGTCGCTTTGGATATTTTCCATCAGCTCATTAAGTGCGCTGGCCGCAAAGCCCGTTAAAGACAGGCTTGCCAGCTCGTCGTCTTCTGGAGCCAGGTGCAAGTCCATCACGCGCTGGCGAGGTTTGAGGGAGGCAAACACTGGCTCTAGTTGTGCAATCGCAGAGTCTAACTTCGTCTGCGCCGCCAAGTTGATGGTTCCACGCAGGCCGTATTTGATTACGGTGCGGTGTTTATCGGGATAATTCTGAAGCTGTTGGACAAAGCGCTCGACATCTTCTTCACTGTTGATATCCATGGAAATGGATTCAAAGACCCACTGCCCAATTGCTTCCTTGACCACGCTTACCTCAACATCGGAAGCTGAGTTCTTTTCGATGGTTACAACTAAAGCGTTTCCGGAGTCGGACTCACCACCGCCGTCTGGCAGGTGTTTGAAATCAGTTGTTTCCGGAGAGCCTGAAAACCACACCGACCCGGTACTCCCCAGCTCCATGGTGGAATGGGTATCACCTAAAGCTAGGTAGTCGATGACGCCATTATTGATATTGTCTTCGACGTTTTTGAGATCAATAGCATCCAGCTTTTCCGCATCACCCCACCCGTGGATTTGTCCATGGCCTATAGCTACGCGGATATTTTCTGTCGATTCTAAAGGCGCGAGCATATCGGCGACTAGGTCATAAGCTGCAGTACGCGCTTTAAACGGTGCCCCCACAATTTCCACGCCTTCGCGCAGTACGAAAGGTTCCGTGTCGGAGATGACGTGAACGTCTGGCGCAGTTTCCTTGTTTAGCGCAGTGAAAAATACCGAGTCAGCAATGAGTGGATCATGGTTTCCTGGCAGCAGAAAAACGGGCACGGGAAGGTTTTCTAATGCCTCCCGTGCGCGCCCAGTGACTTGGCTGGATAAAGAGTTACGTTCAAAAACGTCTCCGGCAACGACGATAAATTCTGCACCACTACTAATCGCCAACTCACCTAGGCGCTTGATAGATTCCAGCCTCGCATCATCAAAGCGTGCTTGTGCTTCACCAGTTAAAAACCAGCGCTGCATTCCAAGTTGGAAATCTGAAGTATGAATAAACGTCGTTTTCGTCATGTCACTGTTCTAGCATGCCGCCCAGACATAGCGCGTGAGCAGCAGCTTTAGTTATTCTTCTCGGTTAGGAAATGGTAGAGGTCTTCCACATCGCTCACGGCACGCAGCAAGTCCACATTGGTGTGGGACACCGCACGCATCGCTTTGCGTAATAGCTCGGGATCGGAGTCATCGATAGCCGGTGCAACTTTCGGCTCCGGCATATCGGGCAAGCTGCGGCCATTCCAAAATAGTTCATTGCTAACGGCACGAGCTTTGCTCGCGGCTGTCGATGATCCCTCGGCCTTATTGGAGCCATCGGCACTGCCATCAGATGTCGATGGCCCTGGCATTTGAGTCGTGTCTTCATCGCCTAAGTCATCGCTAAGCTCTGCAGCGGACTCCCGCGCTACTTTCTGCGCGGACTCCATCACCATGGTTTCTAGTGCGTGAATATTTAGCCCGCGCAGGGCAAATAGCTGCAGCGGATCGGCATCGATACGCGCGGCAAGACGGTCCGCCACTGCGACCACGTGCTTACACACGTGCCCATAATCTGGGCAATCGCAGCTCATTTTCACATCATCAGCCGAGGGAGCAAGCAAGATATCCAGCACTTCCGGCGCCACATCACCACGGATTGCGCGACGAATGGAGTTAGCACTGCGGGCAAGCATGCCCGTGACTTTCTCAATATCATCCTTGTCGCGATATGGAAGTTGAATAAGCACGGAGAAAGGTTGATTCTGTGAGCCAGCCACTTGGCCATGGACCGCGCCCACTCGCAAATCCAAGTCAACAACATGCCCGGCGCGCGCATACTTCCGCCCGCGTGCCAACCGGCCCGAGTCGGTTGTGGTGGTCACAAATTTCATGACGCGCTCAGCAGCCGGGTTAAAAATGCTATCGCGCGGCTTATCCGATGTAATGCGCTTAGACCAGCGAGTTTGCTGACGGTTGTGATACTCAACCGCAGTCTTTTCAATAGCCTCGCGGAAGCTTTCAGGACTAAATTCTGGGTCTGGGTCCTGTGACTCAGGCTGCGCGGGGCGTGCGAACTTCGACGGATGGGCATCGTCACGCAGCGTTTCTTCTTCCGTGTCTACCCTGCGGCGCTTGCCAAAGTTGACGTAGGTGACGTTATCGTCTTCCCCGCGGCCTGGTACACCTTTGGCGCGCTCTTTCGGCCCCTTGCGCTTGCCTTTGTTAGGAGTATCTCGAGGTGACATGGTTTAACTCTCCCTCTCTCGATAACTCATCAACTGTGCTAACTGTTCTGGGGCCAATTCCGTGATCCAGCCTTCGCCTTCACCGACGACAGCGCCAGCTAATTGGGTCTTGCCATCCAAAATATCCTGGATAGATTCTTCTAGCGTACCGGCTGTAATCATCTTATACACCTGCACATTTTTGCTCTGGCCGATACGGAATGCGCGGTCCGTTGCTTGGTTTTCTACCGCGGGGTTCCACCAGCGGTCCATGTGCACCACGACATTGGCGGCAGTGAGGTTCAAACCTGTACCGCCGGCTTTGAGCGATAAGATCATCGCTGGTGGGCCATCGGCAGCTTGAAATTCCGTGACCATATCGTCGCGGCGATTTTTGGAAACTCCACCGTGCAAAAATGGAATCTTCGAGCCCAATTGCGCTGAAAGATAAGGCTGCAAAATATCGCCAAAGGCCTTGTACTGGGTAAAAATCAGCACGCGCTCATCATGGGTGACGGCAGAGTCCAAAATCTCCATGAGCTTTTCCACCTTGCCCGAGCGATGCTTGCCCTTCGAGGTCACCGAAGAACCATCGCCTAAGTAATGAGCCGGGTGGTTACAAATCTGCTTGATGCGGGTAAGCGAAGCAAGCACGAGCCCACGAAGTGCCATTCCTTTCGGCGCAGTCTCCATCCGCAACTGGATATCATCCACCAAGGCCTTATATAACGCTGCCTGTTCAGAAGTCATCGTGACCGTGAGGATTTCTTCGGTCTTTTCTGGCAAGTCGTCGATAATCGCCGTATCGGTCTTGAGTCTGCGCAAAATAAAGGGCGCGGTGAGTTTGCGCAGGCGCTCCGCCATGTCTTCGTCCTGGTATTTCTCAATGGCAGAAGCAAAGTGGTTGCGGAAGAATGTCGCTGAACCAAGCACCCCGGGGTTACAGAAATCCAAGATGGAACGCATTTCAGACAAGCGGTTTTCCACCGGCGTACCGGTCAGCGCAATGCGGTGTCGGGAGGCTAGGCTTCTCACGGCTTTCGATGAGCGTGTCGATGCATTCTTAATCGCCTGCGCCTCATCCAGCACCACGCGATCCCATTCCACCATGCCGAGAACTTTAAAGTCCCGGCTAATCGTGCCATAGCTTGTTACCACCAGGTCATGTTTTTCCGCTTGCTCAATAAGCTCGCGGTCTTTCGCACGGTTCGCACCATGGTGAACCATGACCTTTAAATCAGGTACGAATCTATGCGCTTCGCGCGCCCAGTTCCCCACCACCGACGTTGGCGCGACAACCAGAGTCGGACCTTTGGCCTCACCACGAGCTCTTTCTACCGCGAGCAACGCTAGAAGCTGCAACGTTTTACCCAAGCCCATGTCATCGGCAAGCACTGCTCCGACGTTATTTTTCGACATCCAGTACAGCCAGTCCACGCCGCGGCGTTGATATTCACGCAGCTCAGCATGCACAGTAT
Protein-coding regions in this window:
- a CDS encoding metallophosphoesterase family protein is translated as MTKTTFIHTSDFQLGMQRWFLTGEAQARFDDARLESIKRLGELAISSGAEFIVVAGDVFERNSLSSQVTGRAREALENLPVPVFLLPGNHDPLIADSVFFTALNKETAPDVHVISDTEPFVLREGVEIVGAPFKARTAAYDLVADMLAPLESTENIRVAIGHGQIHGWGDAEKLDAIDLKNVEDNINNGVIDYLALGDTHSTMELGSTGSVWFSGSPETTDFKHLPDGGGESDSGNALVVTIEKNSASDVEVSVVKEAIGQWVFESISMDINSEEDVERFVQQLQNYPDKHRTVIKYGLRGTINLAAQTKLDSAIAQLEPVFASLKPRQRVMDLHLAPEDDELASLSLTGFAASALNELMENIQSDPKSVSRDAANLLFRLTRKDAS
- a CDS encoding SWIM zinc finger family protein, translated to MKFVTTTTDSGRLARGRKYARAGHVVDLDLRVGAVHGQVAGSQNQPFSVLIQLPYRDKDDIEKVTGMLARSANSIRRAIRGDVAPEVLDILLAPSADDVKMSCDCPDYGHVCKHVVAVADRLAARIDADPLQLFALRGLNIHALETMVMESAQKVARESAAELSDDLGDEDTTQMPGPSTSDGSADGSNKAEGSSTAASKARAVSNELFWNGRSLPDMPEPKVAPAIDDSDPELLRKAMRAVSHTNVDLLRAVSDVEDLYHFLTEKNN